One Campylobacteraceae bacterium DNA window includes the following coding sequences:
- a CDS encoding thiazole synthase produces the protein MQDTLILGGIEFTNRLFTGTGKFPDKNVIPKILKSSSSQMITVALRRVDTQAQEENILNYISKDIVILPNTSGARNADEAVLLARLAREAGCGDFIKIEVINDNKYLFPDNEETIKATKILAAEGFIVLPYMMPDLIAARKLKEAGAAAIMPLGSPIGSNLGMQTIDMIKILIENIDLPIIVDAGIGKPSQAAQAMEIGADAVLVNSAISNAGNPEMMAEAFDMAVKAGRMAYLSKMAQENEHAQASSPLTGFLNA, from the coding sequence ATGCAAGATACACTAATATTAGGTGGAATAGAATTTACAAACAGATTATTCACGGGAACTGGAAAGTTCCCTGATAAAAATGTGATACCTAAGATTTTAAAATCTTCTTCTTCGCAGATGATAACAGTAGCATTAAGAAGAGTAGATACACAAGCACAAGAAGAAAATATTTTGAATTATATTTCAAAAGATATTGTTATTTTACCCAATACTTCAGGGGCAAGAAATGCAGATGAAGCCGTGCTTTTAGCGCGACTTGCAAGGGAAGCAGGGTGTGGGGATTTTATTAAAATTGAAGTAATTAATGACAATAAATATCTTTTTCCTGATAATGAAGAAACAATAAAAGCTACTAAAATACTTGCAGCGGAAGGTTTTATTGTTTTACCTTATATGATGCCTGATTTAATAGCTGCACGAAAACTTAAAGAGGCTGGGGCTGCTGCTATCATGCCTTTAGGATCGCCAATTGGCTCAAATTTAGGAATGCAAACTATTGATATGATTAAAATTTTAATTGAGAATATTGACTTGCCTATTATTGTTGATGCGGGTATTGGAAAACCTTCTCAAGCTGCACAAGCTATGGAAATAGGAGCAGATGCTGTCTTGGTTAATTCTGCTATTTCAAATGCAGGTAATCCTGAAATGATGGCAGAAGCTTTTGATATGGCTGTAAAAGCAGGGCGAATGGCATATTTAAGTAAAATGGCCCAAGAAAATGAACATGCCCAAGCAAGTTCTCCTTTAACAGGATTTTTAAATGCTTAA
- the thiC gene encoding phosphomethylpyrimidine synthase ThiC, with translation MSVVLQILEKIDSSYIENLPNSKKFYVEGSRPDIQVPMREITLHDTEHSDKSIEKNPPLYVYDTTGPYTDPDVKIDLHKGLKPLREKWINERNDSCQLEDFTSDYFHKRRDKSDLDTLRFPNLRKPRRALKGKNVSQMHYARQGIITPEMEYVAIRENCKSEFYKNDKLLSSQHKGESFGANMPTYYTPEFVRSEIAAGRAIIPANINHPEVEPMIIGRNFMVKINANIGNSATTSGIEEEVGKMIWATRWGGDNVMDLSTGKNIHETREWIVRNSSVPIGTVPIYQALEKVKGVAEDLTWEVYRDTLIEQAEQGVDYFTIHAGVRLAYVPMTANRLTGIVSRGGAIMAKWCLHHHEESFLYTHFIEICEIMKAYDVSFSLGDGLRPGSLYDANDEAQFAELETLGELTKIAWEHDVQVMIEGPGHVPMNKIKENMEKELDECFEAPFYTLGPLTTDIAPGYDHITSAIGAAQIGWYGTAMLCYVTPKEHLGLPNKEDVKEGIITYKIAAHAADLAKGFAGAQIRDNAMSKARFEFRWYDQFNIGFDPTRAREYHDETLPVESAKVAHFCSMCGPKFCSMKISQDVKDYAKKIGEKNMNKAIEVGMKEQSNNFISSGSQLYK, from the coding sequence AATCGATTCTTCGTATATAGAAAATTTACCAAATTCAAAAAAGTTTTATGTTGAGGGCTCACGTCCTGATATTCAAGTACCTATGAGAGAAATAACGCTTCATGATACTGAACATTCAGATAAAAGTATTGAAAAAAACCCACCTTTATATGTTTATGATACTACTGGACCTTATACTGATCCTGATGTAAAGATTGACTTACATAAAGGATTAAAACCTTTAAGAGAAAAATGGATTAATGAAAGAAATGATTCCTGTCAATTAGAAGACTTTACTTCTGATTATTTTCATAAACGTAGAGATAAAAGTGATTTAGATACGCTTAGATTTCCAAATTTGCGAAAACCAAGACGTGCGTTAAAAGGTAAAAACGTATCTCAAATGCATTATGCAAGACAGGGTATTATTACTCCTGAAATGGAATATGTAGCCATTAGAGAAAACTGTAAATCAGAATTTTATAAAAATGATAAACTACTTTCTTCACAGCATAAAGGGGAAAGTTTTGGTGCAAATATGCCTACTTATTATACTCCTGAGTTTGTACGATCTGAAATAGCTGCTGGACGTGCTATTATTCCTGCTAATATTAATCATCCTGAAGTTGAGCCTATGATTATTGGGCGTAACTTTATGGTTAAAATTAATGCAAATATTGGAAATTCTGCAACTACTTCTGGAATTGAAGAAGAAGTTGGAAAAATGATTTGGGCTACTAGATGGGGTGGCGATAATGTTATGGATTTATCAACTGGAAAAAACATTCATGAAACAAGAGAGTGGATTGTAAGAAACTCGAGCGTTCCTATTGGAACGGTTCCTATTTATCAAGCTTTAGAAAAAGTAAAAGGTGTGGCTGAAGATTTAACATGGGAAGTTTATAGAGATACATTAATTGAACAAGCTGAGCAGGGTGTGGATTATTTTACTATTCATGCAGGAGTAAGATTAGCTTATGTTCCTATGACTGCTAATAGATTAACAGGAATTGTTTCAAGAGGTGGGGCAATTATGGCTAAGTGGTGTTTACATCACCATGAAGAGAGTTTTTTATACACACATTTTATAGAAATTTGTGAAATTATGAAAGCTTATGATGTTTCTTTCTCTCTTGGAGATGGTTTACGTCCTGGTTCATTATACGATGCAAATGATGAAGCACAATTTGCAGAACTAGAAACGCTGGGTGAGCTTACAAAAATTGCTTGGGAGCACGATGTTCAAGTGATGATTGAAGGGCCAGGTCATGTTCCTATGAATAAAATCAAAGAAAATATGGAAAAAGAATTGGACGAGTGTTTTGAAGCTCCTTTTTATACACTTGGCCCCCTAACTACAGATATTGCTCCTGGTTATGATCATATTACTTCAGCAATTGGTGCTGCTCAAATTGGTTGGTATGGTACAGCAATGCTTTGTTATGTAACTCCTAAAGAACATTTAGGCTTACCTAATAAAGAAGATGTAAAAGAAGGTATAATTACGTATAAAATTGCAGCACATGCAGCAGATTTAGCAAAAGGTTTTGCAGGAGCTCAAATTAGAGACAATGCTATGAGTAAAGCAAGATTTGAATTTAGATGGTATGATCAATTTAATATTGGTTTTGATCCTACACGAGCACGTGAATATCATGATGAAACTTTGCCGGTTGAATCTGCAAAAGTTGCTCATTTTTGTTCTATGTGTGGACCTAAGTTTTGTTCAATGAAAATTTCACAAGATGTAAAAGATTATGCAAAAAAAATTGGTGAAAAAAATATGAATAAAGCGATTGAAGTTGGTATGAAAGAACAGTCAAATAACTTTATATCTTCTGGTAGTCAACTTTACAAATAA